Within Candidatus Palauibacter scopulicola, the genomic segment GATCGCCTCCCGCCTCGCGACCCTCGCCAGCGAGAAGGCCTGCGACGACGCGGTCCTCGCTCTCGGCATCCGCCCCTCCCATTACGCGCGGCACCTTCTCGTCCTGGCCAGGGGTCTCTCCGCCGGTCCCCGCGTGCTGGCGCTGCCCATCGTCCACCCGTCGCAACTGGAGAGCAGAATCGTGTCCATTCTCGAACGCCGACGTCCTCGTTCGAGCGCCTTCCGCACGGCCATGACGCTCGCGGTCCTTGGTGCGGCTGGCGTTTTCGTCGCGGCCGTCCGGCCCATCCCGGTCGATGACGCGATCCAGGAGTCGGTGCGGTGTTCGGGTGCCACGAATGCGGCACCATCGATGTTCCCGCTGGGCGACGGCGTGCTGTTCGAGGATTGGCGCGGCGGCGAACGCTCGATCGAGAGGTTCGTCGAGGGCATGCACCTGTGCATGCGGGAGAGCGGCGAGGTGGTCATGAGTGCGGACGGCACGACGGTCCAGGCGCTGGGGGCCGGCAGCTGGCTGGTCCTGGAGTCGAGGGCCGGGAGCGTCCACCGGCTCCTGATCACGCGCGGCTCAGGGGGGATCGAACGCGAATGGAGCATCGATGGCGTCCGCCAGACGTTCGACGCGGCGGCGCGGCGCTGGCGTCACCTGATGTTCACGGTGCTGCATGGTTCCGAGGACGCGTCGCAGATCCGGGGCGAGGATGCTCGCCTGCGCGAGCGGATCTCTGACCATCGCGGGCACGTCGCAGCCCGCCGAGGTCTGGTCGAGGCCCTCGAAGGACAGGTGGCCCGCCTGGCTCGGGGAGGAGCCCTGACCGAGCGACAGGTTGAGCTTCTGCGCGGCAGGATCACGGAGATCCGGGCGGAGATGGAGGCGTACGATCTCGATGGAAGGGTTCGTGAGGTCCGGCGCGAGATCGACACCCTCGACGCGGCTGCCCGAGTGGTCGAGGTCGAACGGGCGCTCCAGGACGAGATCGCCGAGCTTCAGCGCCTGATCGGGTGACGGCCACACGCACCCGCGGATAGGCGAAAGACGTTCCCGCGGGAACGTGGCGCTACCTGCCCAGCACTTCCGAGATGGCGCTGTGGCGGTATTCGAAGATGCGTTCGAGATCGGGGCGCACGAACCATCGGTCGATCAGTGCGCCGCCCGGGACCGCGTACGTGACGTGGTCCTCCACGCGCGTGCCCCCGTCCTCCGCCTCGAAACGATGCTCGTGGATCCACTTCCGATACGGGCCTCGACGCTGCTCGTCGATGAAGCCGTGAGGCGGATCCCAGTGCGTGATCTCGCTCTGCCACCGGATCGGGATGCCGTGCAGCCGCAGCCGGTAGTCGATCAACGTCCCCACGCGCATCTCGATCGGTGGCGGCGTCAGGACCCGGAAGTTCACGAAAGGCGGCGTGATCCGCTCCAGGTTGTGGGCGTCGGAGAAGAACGCGAAGGTCCGCTCCAGCGGGCTGGGCACCCACTGCAACGCCGTGAAGACACGGTCTTTCAATGTCCCCCTCCCCCCGGTGCCGTCGTTGACGTGTGGTACCATTATTCGATACCATAGACTTGTGAAGCGCAAGCATCGAAGAACACAAAGGGTGCCGTGGCGAGCATTCGAAATTGGCTGAGGGAGAACGGAGTGGAGCCGTGAGGAACACGATGGAGATCGGCGGCTATCGGGCCGTCATCCAGTTCGACCCCGACATCGAGATGTTCCGGGGCGAGTTCGTCGGCCTGAATGGGGGTGCGGACTTCTACGCCCGGGACGTTTCAGGTCTCCGGAGGGAGGGCGAGACATCGCTCAGGGTGTTTCTGGAGATGTGCGAGGAGGACGGCGTCGAGCCGGGACGCCGGTACTCGGGGCGGTTCAACCTGCGCATCCCG encodes:
- a CDS encoding M56 family metallopeptidase, whose product is MIASLLATAPGAVALTAQVTCLFLLALALAWLARRGSPQTLHLLWTITFGVVLSLPLLGVLTPHWNVPILPEADGAFHPPAVEAPAVAPAAAAADEQGSADPRGGAVGGLAVDPPTQFSPALVRLLFVSWVLGCAVSLASLAFGALRLRALVRAAHPLRDPGWARQVGVMRKELRIRGQVKLLTSARVLTPMTGGLWKPVILLPESADEWGPDQRDIVLTHELIHVRRRDALRQVMRRTVLALYWFHPLSWIASRLATLASEKACDDAVLALGIRPSHYARHLLVLARGLSAGPRVLALPIVHPSQLESRIVSILERRRPRSSAFRTAMTLAVLGAAGVFVAAVRPIPVDDAIQESVRCSGATNAAPSMFPLGDGVLFEDWRGGERSIERFVEGMHLCMRESGEVVMSADGTTVQALGAGSWLVLESRAGSVHRLLITRGSGGIEREWSIDGVRQTFDAAARRWRHLMFTVLHGSEDASQIRGEDARLRERISDHRGHVAARRGLVEALEGQVARLARGGALTERQVELLRGRITEIRAEMEAYDLDGRVREVRREIDTLDAAARVVEVERALQDEIAELQRLIG
- a CDS encoding SRPBCC family protein, with amino-acid sequence MKDRVFTALQWVPSPLERTFAFFSDAHNLERITPPFVNFRVLTPPPIEMRVGTLIDYRLRLHGIPIRWQSEITHWDPPHGFIDEQRRGPYRKWIHEHRFEAEDGGTRVEDHVTYAVPGGALIDRWFVRPDLERIFEYRHSAISEVLGR
- a CDS encoding type II toxin-antitoxin system HicB family antitoxin — protein: MRNTMEIGGYRAVIQFDPDIEMFRGEFVGLNGGADFYARDVSGLRREGETSLRVFLEMCEEDGVEPGRRYSGRFNLRIPPELHANVAAAAAAEGKSLNQWIADTLGDRVAPATA